The following coding sequences are from one Papaver somniferum cultivar HN1 unplaced genomic scaffold, ASM357369v1 unplaced-scaffold_8, whole genome shotgun sequence window:
- the LOC113344784 gene encoding F-box/LRR-repeat protein At4g14103-like: MDFNDHNKLLKGQDSMTEAKDLISDLPDSLLHHILSFLEIKYVARTSVLSKRWNYIWTSIPTLDFKHWLPSSLETSKFMDFLDGTLHRHNISNIQKFSLLWNRHLNESRVNSWISNLIRLEVQEFNLFLDQVKPFSVPLSLCNCASLLSLTLEITPNIYFPKDISFPRLKRLHLYGVKFTSNYWNEQFFSNCAVLEDLVIGFCNWIDVKSFCISNPTLKVLKILNPQENEDGYRDCALEIHAPNLESLTYKGRVAKEYLLSRFRNLVEAKIDFVVDDGATREQRIGQVASVRKFVRTLSRVNYLSISDRTLQILSITDGFVRNLPMYHYLFKLNLTKKTTTDGALIVFLKTAPNLEIMEFKGFTDDEIDGEDNDEGEDNHDIEDNNFGTAEGENNNDKGNNAWEIDSVATRCIFLQLKSVSFKNFSGDPREFRWVKLILRNARILESMMIYGDRSLDMESEKVIMVELSSLPRASASCVFKLYSHPG; the protein is encoded by the exons ATGGATTTCAATGATCATAATAAGCTATTGAAGGGACAGGACAGCATGACTGAGGCTAAAGATTTGATCAGCGACTTACCTGACTCACTTCTTCACCATATTCTTTCCTTCCTTGAAATCAAGTATGTTGCTCGTACTAGCGTATTATCTAAACGATGGAATTACATTTGGACCTCTATCCCTACTCTTGATTTCAAGCACTGGTTACCCTCTTCGTTGGAAACCAGTAAATTCATGGATTTTCTTGATGGAACATTGCATCGTCATAATATATCAAACATACAGAAATTCTCTCTACTGTGGAATAGACACTTGAATGAGTCTCGGGTTAATTCATGGATCTCTAATTTGATAAGGCTCGAGGTTCAAGAGTTCAATCTATTCTTAGACCAAGTAAAACCATTCTCTGTTCCATTGTCTCTTTGTAATTGTGCATCGCTCTTGTCGTTGACACTAGAAATAACCCCTAACATCTACTTTCCTAAAGATATCTCTTTTCCAAGACTCAAGCGCCTTCACCTTTATGGAGTCAAATTTACCAGCAACTACTGGAATGAGCAATTCTTTTCCAATTGCGCTGTCCTTGAAGATCTTGTAATTGGATTCTGCAATTGGATTGATGTGAAGAGTTTCTGTATTTCAAATCCCACACTGAAAGTCTTGAAAATTCTTAATCCCCAAGAAAATGAAGATGGTTATAGAGACTGTGCTCTCGAAATTCATGCACCAAATCTGGAATCTCTCACCTACAAGGGAAGGGTTGCAAAAGAATATCTCTTGTCTAGATTCCGAAATCTTGTTGAAGCCAAAATTGACTTCGTAGTCGATGATGGTGCAACAAGAGAGCAAAGGATTGGTCAAGTTGCATCTGTACGTAAGTTTGTCCGAACGCTTTCACGTGTAAACTATCTATCAATTTCTGATCGAACACTACAG ATTCTCTCCATTACAGACGGTTTCGTGAGAAATCTGCCGATGTATCATTATTTGTTCAAGTTGAACCTGACTAAGAAAACAACCACAGATGGTGCACTGATTGTTTTCCTCAAAACAGCCCCTAATCTGGAGATTATGGAGTTTAAAGGG TTCACCGATGATGAGATTGACGGCGAGGATAATGATGAAGGTGAAGACAACCACGATATTGAAGACAATAACTTTGGCACTGCTGAGGGTGAAAACAACAATGACAAGGGAAACAATGCTTGGGAAATTGATTCAGTAGCTACTAGATGTATTTTTCTACAGCTCAAGTCAGTTAGCTTTAAAAACTTCTCTGGCGACCCAAGGGAGTTTAGGTGGGTGAAACTAATTTTGAGGAATGCAAGAATTCTGGAGTCAATGATGATTTACGGTGATCGCAGTCTTGATATGGAAAGCGAAAAAGTAATAATGGTGGAGTTATCAAGTCTTCCAAGAGCCTCAGCAAGTTGTGTGTTCAAACTCTATTCTCACCCGGGTTAG
- the LOC113344792 gene encoding uncharacterized protein LOC113344792: MHLIISDVTLQVLSVADNFLNKLPSYHNLNRLCLTQKVTADKAVIILLEKAPNLVSLEFEEFDDPPDPDEEEDNNEDIGDDGGEDSHYNDAADGEDNNDNEDDGWALDMVAARCSFLNLKLVSFNKFTGKAWEMRWLKLILKNAKALETMTISRDLISYRKSENLMADISSLPRASASCVFKFSPKQR, encoded by the exons ATGCATCTCATAATTTCTGACGTGACCCTACAG GTTCTCTCTGTTGCAGACAATTTTTTGAACAAATTACCTTCATATCATAATTTGAACCGGTTGTGCCTGACTCAGAAAGTAACCGCTGATAAAGCAGTAATTATTTTGCTTGAAAAAGCACCTAATCTGGTGTCACTTGAATTTGAAGAG TTTGATGATCCCCCTGACCCCGACGAAGAAGAAGACAACAATGAGGATATAGGTGATGATGGTGGGGAAGACAGCCACTACAATGATGCTGCTGACGGTGAAGATAACAATGACAATGAAGACGATGGTTGGGCACTTGATATGGTGGCTGCTAGATGTTCTTTCTTAAATCTCAAGTTGGTTAGCTTCAACAAATTTACTGGCAAAGCATGGGAGATGAGGTGGTTGAAACTGATTTTAAAGAATGCAAAAGCTTTGGAAACAATGACTATTTCTCGTGATCTCATTTCGTACAGGAAAAGCGAAAATCTAATGGCAGATATTTCGAGTCTTCCTAGAGCTTCAGCAAGTTGTGTGTTCAAATTCTCCCCTAAGCAGCGTTAA
- the LOC113344789 gene encoding F-box/LRR-repeat protein At4g14096-like isoform X2, translating to MSEVLEDGISNLPGSILHHILSFADTRDAARTCVLSKRWKFIWRSIPILEFSCKNSSQANSFGDFVDTTLELHDGSNIQNFILDASVLSNESRIGKWITTVLSHNVEDFTLQLTIRYSVLMPPSLFTCESLIKLRLYSGPIICFPKYISLPRLERFLLFGALFKDECWNDQLFSNCPELQFLFLGSCTWAATHNVCISNPSLQKLIISNPKHQDGFQNCAFEIQAPSLEDLTYKGIVAKDYDLSSFPSLVEAHIDFYFDVYNTTWEQAIHYGAVISKFLRALAHVVYLTISDRTLQFVPSFPGEEEDDIGDASDDVSEDNHNNDAA from the exons ATGAGCGAGGTCTTAGAAGATGGGATTAGCAACTTGCCAGGCTCAATTCTTCATCACATTCTCTCTTTTGCTGATACCCGAGATGCTGCTCGGACTTGTGTATTATCTAAACGTTGGAAATTCATTTGGAGATCTATCCCTATCCTCGAGTTTTCGTGCAAGAATTCCTCGCAAGCTAACAGTTTTGGTGATTTTGTGGATACAACGTTGGAGCTTCATGATGGCTCCAACATACAGAATTTCATTCTGGACGCTAGTGTACTCTCGAATGAATCTCGGATTGGAAAATGGATCACCACTGTATTATCTCACAATGTTGAAGATTTCACTCTCCAATTGACTATAAGATACTCAGTTTTGATGCCGCCGTCTCTTTTTACTTGTGAGTCGCTAATTAAATTAAGGCTATATTCAGGCCCTATAATCTGTTTCCCTAAATATATATCTCTTCCAAGATTGGAAAGATTTCTGCTATTTGGAGCCTTATTTAAAGATGAGTGTTGGAACGACCAACTCTTTTCCAACTGCCCCGAACTTCAGTTTTTATTTCTGGGTTCCTGCACCTGGGCTGCTACGCACAATGTTTGTATTTCAAATCCTTCACTGCAAAAATTGATTATTTCGAATCCGAAACACCAAGATGGTTTTCAGAACTGTGCTTTCGAAATTCAAGCACCAAGTCTAGAGGATCTCACCTACAAAGGTATCGTTGCAAAGGATTATGACCTGTCTAGCTTTCCATCACTAGTTGAAGCACACATTGACTTTTACTTTGACGTATATAATACAACGTGGGAGCAAGCGATACATTATGGGGCAGTTATAAGTAAGTTTCTTCGAGCACTTGCACATGTGGTGTATCTAACAATTTCTGATCGAACCCTACAG TTCGTTCCCTCTTTccctggtgaagaagaagacgacatTGGCGATGCAAGTGATGATGTGAGTGAAGACAACCACAACAATGACGCTGCTTAG
- the LOC113344789 gene encoding F-box/LRR-repeat protein At4g14096-like isoform X1, which translates to MSEVLEDGISNLPGSILHHILSFADTRDAARTCVLSKRWKFIWRSIPILEFSCKNSSQANSFGDFVDTTLELHDGSNIQNFILDASVLSNESRIGKWITTVLSHNVEDFTLQLTIRYSVLMPPSLFTCESLIKLRLYSGPIICFPKYISLPRLERFLLFGALFKDECWNDQLFSNCPELQFLFLGSCTWAATHNVCISNPSLQKLIISNPKHQDGFQNCAFEIQAPSLEDLTYKGIVAKDYDLSSFPSLVEAHIDFYFDVYNTTWEQAIHYGAVISKFLRALAHVVYLTISDRTLQIITVADDLRNHIPSYPHLNELCLTQKVIADEALIVLLEKTPNLKSLKFKRFVPSFPGEEEDDIGDASDDVSEDNHNNDAA; encoded by the exons ATGAGCGAGGTCTTAGAAGATGGGATTAGCAACTTGCCAGGCTCAATTCTTCATCACATTCTCTCTTTTGCTGATACCCGAGATGCTGCTCGGACTTGTGTATTATCTAAACGTTGGAAATTCATTTGGAGATCTATCCCTATCCTCGAGTTTTCGTGCAAGAATTCCTCGCAAGCTAACAGTTTTGGTGATTTTGTGGATACAACGTTGGAGCTTCATGATGGCTCCAACATACAGAATTTCATTCTGGACGCTAGTGTACTCTCGAATGAATCTCGGATTGGAAAATGGATCACCACTGTATTATCTCACAATGTTGAAGATTTCACTCTCCAATTGACTATAAGATACTCAGTTTTGATGCCGCCGTCTCTTTTTACTTGTGAGTCGCTAATTAAATTAAGGCTATATTCAGGCCCTATAATCTGTTTCCCTAAATATATATCTCTTCCAAGATTGGAAAGATTTCTGCTATTTGGAGCCTTATTTAAAGATGAGTGTTGGAACGACCAACTCTTTTCCAACTGCCCCGAACTTCAGTTTTTATTTCTGGGTTCCTGCACCTGGGCTGCTACGCACAATGTTTGTATTTCAAATCCTTCACTGCAAAAATTGATTATTTCGAATCCGAAACACCAAGATGGTTTTCAGAACTGTGCTTTCGAAATTCAAGCACCAAGTCTAGAGGATCTCACCTACAAAGGTATCGTTGCAAAGGATTATGACCTGTCTAGCTTTCCATCACTAGTTGAAGCACACATTGACTTTTACTTTGACGTATATAATACAACGTGGGAGCAAGCGATACATTATGGGGCAGTTATAAGTAAGTTTCTTCGAGCACTTGCACATGTGGTGTATCTAACAATTTCTGATCGAACCCTACAG ATTATCACCGTTGCAGACGATTTAAGGAACCATATACCTTCATATCCTCATTTGAACGAGTTGTGTCTGACTCAGAAAGTAATTGCTGATGAAGCGCTAATTGTTTTGCTCGAAAAAACACCTAATCTGAAGTCACTCAAATTTAAAAGG TTCGTTCCCTCTTTccctggtgaagaagaagacgacatTGGCGATGCAAGTGATGATGTGAGTGAAGACAACCACAACAATGACGCTGCTTAG